A DNA window from Camelina sativa cultivar DH55 chromosome 13, Cs, whole genome shotgun sequence contains the following coding sequences:
- the LOC104736540 gene encoding uncharacterized protein LOC104736540 gives MVSSDEWTKCAMRDGEVVAELLVTLKEAKVIKNPTVAALRWGIRQPRSQSPRKEAESRCSPSTPLSWSGGCGGSSSSPSGYVDGYEATSRRISSVGSRSKVLVTADLDFDVKKLQKKKDIALLRSPFSENKDLKKIKMDDSQNLVENENCKADGNFLLPDLNIMPCDSDHYPSLGVETTLYGIRIIR, from the exons ATGGTTTCATCAGATGAATGGACGAAGTGCGCGATGAGAGATGGAGAAGTTGTGGCAGAGCTTTTGGTGACGCTTAAAGAAGCCAAAGTAATCAAGAATCCGACTGTAGCAGCGCTCCGGTGGGGGATCCGACAGCCACGGTCTCAGTCTCCAAGAAAAGAAGCTGAATCTAGATGTAGTCCAAGTACACCACTGTCTTGGagtggtggttgtggtggttcttcttcttctccatctggTTATGTCGATGGTTACGAAGCTACTAGTCGTCGAATCAGTTCCGTTGGATCTAGATCGAAG GTTCTTGTAACCGCAGACTTGGATTTTGATGTCAAGAAGTTACAGAAGAAAAAG GACATTGCATTGCTCAGATCACCATTTAGCGAGAACAAGGACTTGAAGAAAATCAAG atggATGATAGTCAGAATCTGGTAGAGAATGAGAATTGTAAGGCGGATGGCAATTTCCTGCTACCAGATTTGAATATAATGCCATGTGATAGTGACCACTATCCGTCTTTGGGTGTGGAAACAACACTATATGGGATAAGGATTATAAGGTGA